A single genomic interval of Halobacillus halophilus DSM 2266 harbors:
- a CDS encoding Nif3-like dinuclear metal center hexameric protein has protein sequence MTNRTISASEIIQSFENWSPKHLAFDWDNVGLQVGTLNKPVKKVMVTLDVLENVVDEAIGKQVDLIIAHHPLLFVKLHQINFDTPKGRVIQKLIKHDITVYAAHTNLDVAAGGVNDVMAEAIGLEDTSPLVTTGQDELVKLTVFVPEDHAEEVRNSISEAGAGHIGQYSHCTYQLSGQGTFKPQEGSNPYIGHVDDLEIVEEKRIETIVPKSKLNGVLAAMEKAHPYEEVAYDLYPLLNQGEDKGVGRIGHLKEPMELKELCEKVKEKYNVPAVRMTGEGSKMIKKAALLGGSGEKYIHAAKANGADVYITGDMTFHAAQDAMEMGLSLIDPGHHVEKIVCAEIKKYLEDKWQQRISVILSESNTEPFTFV, from the coding sequence ATGACGAATCGAACGATCTCAGCAAGTGAAATTATCCAGTCGTTTGAAAATTGGTCTCCAAAGCACCTGGCTTTTGATTGGGATAATGTCGGACTTCAGGTCGGTACACTGAATAAACCAGTAAAGAAAGTAATGGTAACTCTTGACGTACTTGAGAATGTTGTAGACGAGGCTATTGGAAAGCAAGTTGATTTGATTATTGCTCATCACCCTTTGTTATTTGTAAAGTTGCATCAAATTAATTTTGACACCCCTAAAGGAAGAGTCATTCAAAAACTTATCAAACATGACATTACAGTGTACGCAGCGCATACTAATCTTGATGTAGCAGCAGGCGGAGTAAACGATGTGATGGCAGAAGCTATTGGTCTTGAGGATACCTCTCCATTAGTGACAACGGGGCAAGATGAACTGGTTAAACTGACCGTTTTTGTACCTGAAGACCATGCGGAAGAAGTAAGGAATTCTATCAGCGAGGCAGGGGCTGGTCATATAGGACAGTACAGCCATTGTACGTATCAGTTATCGGGTCAAGGTACCTTTAAGCCTCAAGAAGGCTCAAATCCCTACATCGGCCACGTCGACGATCTTGAGATTGTGGAGGAGAAACGAATAGAAACCATTGTACCTAAATCAAAATTAAATGGTGTTCTGGCTGCAATGGAGAAAGCTCATCCTTATGAGGAAGTCGCTTATGATCTTTATCCTCTTTTAAATCAAGGAGAAGATAAAGGTGTGGGACGTATTGGCCACTTAAAGGAACCGATGGAGTTGAAGGAGTTGTGTGAAAAAGTAAAAGAAAAATACAATGTCCCTGCTGTACGGATGACGGGGGAAGGTTCAAAAATGATCAAAAAAGCTGCTCTTCTCGGGGGCAGTGGAGAAAAATATATCCATGCAGCAAAAGCGAACGGAGCGGATGTTTATATTACAGGGGATATGACTTTTCATGCAGCTCAAGATGCTATGGAAATGGGACTTTCATTGATCGATCCGGGCCACCATGTAGAAAAGATAGTCTGTGCTGAGATCAAGAAATACTTAGAAGATAAATGGCAGCAGCGTATATCCGTTATTCTTTCTGAATCCAATACTGAACCTTTTACTTTTGTGTAG
- a CDS encoding tRNA (adenine(22)-N(1))-methyltransferase — MNVNQLSKRLTHVAENLPKGAFFADIGSDHAYLPCYVCLNDPSAQAIAGEVNQGPYTSALKEVKDRGLEDRIDVRLGDGLQVLKENEVHQIVIAGMGGPLIRDILERGKEKLSETERIIAQPNIDAPSVRRWFFQNGYDLVDELILEENGHIYEILVGDRGEPAASYDSSHVEKQLWLGPHLLKKAERAFNTKCKSELEKKEYVLSQVKQATVVNEDKITQLQKEISWLKEVLE; from the coding sequence ATGAATGTTAATCAGTTATCCAAACGGCTCACCCATGTAGCCGAAAATTTACCTAAGGGTGCTTTTTTTGCCGATATCGGCTCGGACCATGCTTATCTTCCGTGCTATGTTTGTTTGAATGATCCCTCCGCTCAGGCAATAGCAGGGGAAGTCAATCAAGGGCCTTACACTAGTGCGTTGAAAGAAGTGAAAGATCGTGGTTTGGAAGATCGGATAGATGTTCGCCTGGGGGATGGTTTACAGGTTTTAAAGGAGAATGAAGTCCACCAGATCGTTATCGCGGGAATGGGAGGCCCCCTAATAAGGGATATATTAGAAAGAGGTAAGGAGAAGCTTTCCGAAACCGAGCGAATTATAGCTCAGCCTAATATAGATGCTCCTTCAGTAAGGCGTTGGTTTTTTCAAAATGGTTATGACTTAGTGGATGAATTAATATTGGAAGAAAACGGTCACATATATGAAATTCTAGTAGGTGACAGAGGGGAGCCCGCTGCCTCTTATGATTCTTCACATGTGGAGAAACAATTGTGGCTTGGTCCTCATCTTCTGAAAAAAGCTGAAAGGGCATTTAACACAAAGTGTAAATCGGAACTTGAGAAAAAAGAGTATGTTCTGTCTCAAGTTAAGCAGGCTACAGTGGTAAATGAAGATAAAATTACCCAGTTACAAAAAGAGATTAGTTGGTTAAAGGAGGTACTTGAATAA
- the cccA gene encoding cytochrome c550, which yields MRRNPVIPFAIIAVLGIVAMIIVSAAGINQREAIQNEEENGGEQQQEETTNANPEEMFQSQCASCHGGNLEGGTGPNLTEVGSRYSAEEIQDIIVNGKGSAMPAGLYTGEKAAALAKWLAEKK from the coding sequence ATGAGAAGAAACCCTGTGATTCCATTTGCTATTATCGCTGTCTTAGGTATAGTAGCTATGATCATCGTTTCTGCTGCAGGGATTAACCAGCGTGAAGCGATTCAGAATGAAGAAGAAAACGGTGGAGAACAACAACAGGAAGAAACAACGAATGCCAATCCGGAAGAAATGTTTCAGTCACAATGTGCCAGCTGTCACGGTGGAAACTTAGAAGGCGGGACAGGGCCAAACCTAACAGAAGTAGGCAGTCGTTATTCTGCTGAAGAAATTCAGGATATTATCGTGAATGGTAAAGGTTCTGCGATGCCAGCGGGTCTTTACACAGGTGAAAAGGCTGCAGCACTGGCGAAATGGTTAGCAGAAAAGAAATAG